One segment of Lachancea thermotolerans CBS 6340 chromosome E complete sequence DNA contains the following:
- the HEL2 gene encoding E3 ubiquitin-protein ligase HEL2 (similar to uniprot|Q05580 Saccharomyces cerevisiae YDR266C Hypothetical ORF): MSTQPQQKRNFRRTQGAQSKPKKDLGKNGEQGWKRTFSQGREGGDTASELDEEDICIICAEKIKYASISPCNHVTCNRCTFRQRALYNKRSCLVCRTESDLVIFSADKKAAFGDINSQSLVDTNDKYGVSFTSKDAASATLNLLLFTCPFGDTGSTDYENFKKYNAHLKNAHNKTICMICASHKKAFPSELRVYTPNQLRVHQSKGDSEGFKGHPMCGFCSGQRFYSDDELNIHMRDRHERCHICDQENSASPRYFKDYDQLFEHFKFEHYICTVQSCLDSKFVVFRDDLDLQAHILKEHGSILRNGNNNAALKGRKYQSQLSTFSRPSSRNSSTSDFGGVSSKKEDPENSQEVKRLRMEERARHYLNYSHTDFEQFLAINESYKNKMITAQDVYSAYENLFKSPQANTALLLYDFSELFPKNTKFHQDLRAIYDSEQKKQDRFTNFPSLSNSSPSLLAGNVVSGSWGRNGGTNKAARQFNFPALKKPSSPQPLLVPQKVSYSKPKSATPKVAPSLTTRKSSSTESFYKPTYLDNKKASVAPSAAVDREKFPPLPKSQAKKFRAPLVNQPDIPDPSQWGKTPPSSRQNSETSNRDTTDTASPIHVKKGKQKQLLFHIGI; this comes from the coding sequence ATGTCCACGCAACCACAACAGAAACGCAATTTTAGAAGGACGCAAGGGGCACAAAGCAAGCCGAAGAAGGATCTCGGCAAAAACGGTGAACAAGGATGGAAAAGAACGTTTTCGCAGGGTAGGGAAGGTGGGGATACCGCAAGCGAGttggatgaagaggacATATGTATCATCTGCGCGGAGAAGATCAAGTATGCTTCGATCTCGCCCTGCAACCACGTTACTTGCAACCGGTGCACCTTCAGGCAGCGCGCATTATACAACAAGAGGTCCTGTCTGGTGTGCAGGACAGAGAGTGACTTGGTTATTTTCTCTGCGGACAAGAAAGCTGCTTTTGGCGACATCAATAGCCAGAGCTTGGTCGACACGAACGACAAATATGGCGTCTCTTTCACTTCCAAAGACGCCGCGAGTGCGACGCTGAACCTGCTGCTCTTTACATGTCCCTTTGGGGACACAGGTTCCACCGATTACGAAAACTTTAAGAAATACAATGCCCACTTGAAAAACGCCCACAACAAGACAATCTGTATGATCTGTGCGTCGCACAAAAAGGCATTTCCCTCTGAGCTGAGGGTCTACACTCCTAATCAGCTGAGAGTTCATCAGTCTAAGGGTGACTCAGAGGGTTTTAAAGGACACCCGATGTGTGGCTTTTGCTCTGGACAGAGGTTCTATTCCGACGATGAGCTCAACATTCACATGCGCGACCGCCACGAAAGGTGTCACATCTGCGACCAGGAGAACTCGGCATCTCCTAGATACTTCAAGGACTATGAccaactttttgagcactttAAGTTCGAACACTACATCTGTACTGTCCAGTCGTGCTTAGATAGTAAATTCGTTGTTTTTAGGGACGACCTGGATCTTCAAGCACACATTCTTAAGGAACACGGCAGCATCCTGCGGAATGGAAACAACAACGCGGCTTTGAAGGGTAGAAAGTACCAATCACAACTTTCAACTTTTAGCCGGCCCTCGTCAAGAAACTCTAGCACGTCAGATTTTGGGGGCgtgagctcaaagaaggaAGACCCCGAGAATTCGCAGGAAGTGAAGAGATTAAGAAtggaagaaagagccaGGCACTATTTGAATTATTCTCATACAGACTTTGAGCAATTCCTCGCAATAAATGAGAgctacaaaaacaaaatgatTACTGCACAAGATGTTTATAGCGCGTACGAGAACCTTTTCAAGTCGCCTCAAGCCAATACAGCCTTGCTTCTTTATGACTTTTCTGAGCTATTCCCAAAAAATACCAAGTTCCATCAAGACCTCCGTGCTATCTATGATAGTGAACAGAAGAAACAAGATCGGTTCACCAATTTCCCATCTCTGAGCAACTCGAGCCCTTCGCTGTTAGCAGGTAATGTTGTTAGCGGTTCCTGGGGTAGAAATGGTGGAACCAACAAGGCAGCCCGTCAATTTAACTTCCCTGCGCTGAAAAAGCCTTCGAGCCCGCAGCCGCTTTTGGTTCCTCAGAAAGTCTCATATAGCAAGCCCAAGAGTGCTACACCAAAGGTAGCACCTTCTTTGACTACTCGGAAATCTTCATCAACTGAGTCCTTTTACAAGCCTACTTATTTGGATAACAAGAAAGCGAGCGTAGCGCCCAGTGCCGCAGTAGACAGAGAAAAGTTTCCACCTTTACCAAAGTCTcaggccaaaaagttcagaGCTCCCTTAGTGAACCAGCCTGATATTCCGGATCCTTCGCAATGGGGTAAAACTCCCCCCAGCTCTCGGCAAAACTCAGAGACATCTAACCGCGATACCACCGATACTGCATCGCCTATCCATGTGAAAAAGgggaaacaaaaacagcttttgTTTCACATTGGCATTTAA
- the GEP4 gene encoding phosphatidylglycerophosphatase (similar to uniprot|P38812 Saccharomyces cerevisiae YHR100C Hypothetical ORF): MNVSATLNVLRLLQNPGLCIPQLTVGNFGQIPVPIGPSIKAVVLDKDNCFAYPHSNEVWPDYEACKGKTWVELKKAYPGASLLIVSNSAGSSDDKDLKQARLLEETTGVPVLRHKVKKPGCRDEILSYFSGKKITNDPSEIAVVGDRLFTDIMMANLMGSYGVWVRDGVKPSKNPIVHFEKLLFKWLTPGS, from the exons ATGAATGTCAGTGCAACTTTGAACGTTCTGCGACTGCTCCAGAACCCCGGCTTGTGCATTCCGCAGCTTACCGTAGGAAACTTTGGCCAAATACCGGTGCCTATAGGACCCTCAATCAAAGCTGTGGTGCTGGACAAAGATAACTGTTTTGCTTACCCTCATTCCAACGAGGTATGGCCAGATTATGAGGCATGTAAAGGC AAAACTTGGGTGGAACTAAAAAAAGCTTATCCTGGTGCTTCATTGCTTATAGTCAGCAATAGTGCTGGAAGCAGTGATGATAAAGACCTAAAACAGGCGCgccttcttgaagagacTACGGGGGTTCCAGTTTTGCGCCacaaggtcaagaagcCAGGGTGCCGAGACGAGATTCTGAGTTACTTCTCGGGCAAAAAGATCACAAACGACCCTAGTGAAATCGCAGTTGTGGGGGATCGCCTTTTCACAGACATCATGATGGCTAACCTCATGGGTAGCTATGGGGTGTGGGTGAGAGATGGGGTGAAGCCCTCCAAGAATCCTATAGTccattttgagaagctgcttttCAAGTGGCTGACTCCTGGCAGTTAA